One Dysidea avara chromosome 8, odDysAvar1.4, whole genome shotgun sequence genomic window, TAAGGAGATACTAAGGAGATATAATAGTGGAGAAGGAGATATATAAGGAGAtatataaggagatataattagTGGaggacagctattgtcagcaggcaatgatctttttctttttttttggtcttcaccttacagctGGCCTGATCCCCTCACACTTTCGCCTGCTTCACCACCCCTGTGTTGATGACATTGTGTACAACTCATGTATGTAAGTGTACAAACATGAAGTGTGAACTTAATATTAATCGAATTATATAGTCAAAACATGATTTATTTAATAAGCTATGCTTGctagtatgtgtgcatgtacatatgtatatatgtaagtgAACTCAACACATTTAACTACATATACATATGATTGCATGTATTATTACATACATGCTGCAACATGTGAATGAAGTTTCTAATCTTGAACTACCAAGGGTTCACGATATTCATGATAATTAACTGCAACTGGGATTTTATTCTTTACATGACTATCTAATCTGAACTGCTGAACTGGATGTTTATTTAAAATTCTAGTGGTCCATTCAACTAATGTACTGATGTGTAGCTGTAATTTATTTCTGGTTACTCCACTCAATGCATATGTGATTATGTGATATATGACAATCAAGGTGAAGTGACCCATAGCCAACCCAATCATTACATTGACAGTAGTCATGTTTGTAGTGTCATGATTGTACAGTGCTAATGCAAACAGTATAAGAATATTCATAAAAAATATCTTCTCTTGATAATTTTTGATCTCATTTTTGAAAGGTCTTAATATACCATGTAGTCCTATCACTAAGGTTAATAGTACAATACCAATGATGAGGTTGTTGTCCCTATCTAATGATGATACTACAAATAATACAACTCGTAGGACTAGTTGTAATCCAACCCAATAATACATTCTGTCTTTGTAGGGTCCTTGATAAGCATCTATTAGTGGTTTGAATTTATTAATCAGTGTGAATCTTGATAACCATCTTGTAAATAGAAGGATTACATTAAACAGTAGTAGTATCAGAAAGATGATGAAGCATGCTACGAACAATGTAGTGAATTTAACACCAAACAAAGGTACATTAGCATCAACTGACCACACAAGTTCTGTGTGGTTACCAGGTAGGTGAATGATTTCAGAATAAAAGAACAAGACACCAGATACTATAAGAAGTAttttagtataggacaataggaagagtgtagcaagtactggtagtgcCCTACGTGCAGTGAGCCTTtgtattgtagtggagtaacgacttgttatgatgagtgatgtagcaatgaagatgaggtaaaaaggaaatgctaattgtaaccacatcttagcatagtcatccataccattgtagaaacatgtttgaatacccaaatcaagattagctagtgAAATGAAGGTGTAGGCTGGCATGAAATTACCTAATTGAGGAAAGAACACTGGAGTGTTAATACTGATGATGTTAACATATAATATAAGTGCATTGATAGTTCCATCAGTTACTGTAAGGTTGAGAATAAACAGTAATAGGACCAATACTATACCAGCAATTGCAATGGGTACAATTAGAACAAGGTAGATATTTAAACATTTTTGACAGTTGAATGAACCAAATATGGTACtgagaccttgttgacaatgtccACACAATATACCAGCTCtcttaaactgacactgtgaatTAGGAATAGAGAAGTTAAGGTGTGTTGAGTAAGGTAGACAATAGTGTAAAGGACAATGTGCAGAAACTTTATAAGTGTAGGAATTGTTCCATACTGCAACAGCTAACCAGCTATTTCCTGGACGTGATATTGTCTGGTTATTGATATCACATTCTGTCATTGATATAATACCTGATGATAGTTTAGGATCACAAGCACATTGTTGGTTATAATATGCAAATCCTGGTGGACAGTTTAATAGTTGAATAAAATATACTGTTGGGTATGTATAGttgacattgtagagaattaGTTTACAATGTTGCTGATTTTCTGATAGAATTGTGTAAGAAACTTCTGTACATGTTTCATGTACATCTTTATCTGCTTCTAGTGTTGACAACACTTTACATGTTGAGTGTGGTGTTTGTTTATCATTAGCTTTCACAGATATTGTGATGTGCTTTTCCTTGGCAATTCTTGCATTTAAAGAAAGTTTTATTTTCAAAGTCTGACCAGGGTATATTGACTGTAATGTGTTTGTGTAGCAATTAGGGTACATTCCATTAAGACATATGCAGAGTAAACCAGTATCAAATAGTGGGATAGTCCTATTTTCAGTGAATAGCTTAAAATGTTGTGAATACACTTCAAGAGGATTTGAGCCATAGGATGAGGAGTTGATATGCCATTTACAGTTAACATTTCTCATATCAGAATTAAAAAATTTTGCTTTGTGATAAGCATCAgttttaattataattatttgaccACTTCCTGTATGGTTGCCATAGAATTGAAAGTAACAAGGCAAGTAGAGTGGATATGCAAGTTTTTCCCCATGGTAACTGTGTGTAGTGAACATTTCACTCTTTGATTCATTACTCAAACATGTAATACTGATGACTGCATTTTCCATTATATTGATGCTGCTAAATTCCTCCATGCTAATCAGATTCGTACCTGTAATTCTAAAAATATTTAAATGTTTATAAATCATGAGGTTACCACCAGTCATGCTAATTAAACTATATTCTATGTTTATTTTGTGAAAGAGAATTGGTCCCTCAAAAATCAGTTGTACATTAATCATATCCAGTGCTCCGTGCATGTATGATGACAGAAATTGTGATTTTTCTATAAGCAACTTTTGCTGAAAGTTGTATGAGTGAAAAATAAGATGCCTCTGTTTGAAACAAGCATTCACGAATATGCACCTCAAGAAGTAAATTTAATGTTTTAGCATATTTTCCAGTACTGTCTCGATGTGTGATGTTAACTAAAGCACTATTATACCAATTGTCAATGAAGGAACAATTCTGGATAATAATTTTTTGTTTTTTCACACCACTGAGTCAATTTAGAGCTGTGTGCCCATGTCTCTACATTAATCAATGAAAACCCTTGTAGGTTAGCTGTGTTACCTTTGAAATGGCAACCCACAACAATTATATTTTTGATGCTGCAATTATACAAATTAATTCTTATCGACAGCATTTGATAACCACGGAATTGTTGAAATGTCATGTTTCTAAAACTTACTAATACGTTATAAGAACTCTGATACAACCTCAATGTTAATCCATATGAAACATCTTCTGGATCATCATATATCAAACACTCCACATATGGATcatcataataatatattgcCCACTTATGTGCTAGTAGATAACCAATGTCAACACTATGATAATATTTGTATTTACATTTATTTAAAATACGCTCTCTATCAAGTACATTGGGAATTAACTCAAACTGGAAGATACTTAGTTTGTGAATTGAGTGCATCATTGTTACACTCCAGTTTGTGTACACTTCATCATCATAGAAAATTCTAATGCTTATGCTTTTTATCATGACAAGGGATAACTCACCTAAAACATTATTAGCTGATAGACCTATTGTATTCTCCAGAGTTGAGTTGATCACTACATTGCATATGTGGACATCACAACAATCCTTTAGGTAAAGGGATGGGTATTCATCAGATTTCCTCCACGAATTATGTTTTTCACGGattgtacagttgttgatcacCATATTCCTCACGGTTATATTAGAGGTTTTAGTCATTACAATACCAGCTGAGACATCTGATGATTTACACTGGATGACTGTGTCTGGTGTTGTACCATTAGTTGTACTACCAGTAAGTGAAATGTTgtgaacattttgtatgatgagatcagtgtgaaggtgatgtagtcctggtaggaagagtatttgagtgttagaggtgaagtatttggtggcattgagcaggtagtgttgtaggttatgacaatgatgacatgtagtgtTAAGAGTGTAGTGATCATCAGGTGTAACATTGTAGACACTACCAGTTGTAATGTGTATCAACAGTGATATTGACAGTAATTTGTACATGTCAAAGGTGTCCAtacaactactactacacaTGTAGAGGGAATGAACATGCATTTGTTAATATTATTACATTAATACACACAAAGAGAATTACATTTTGTAAGGATATACACCTCTCAGGCTTAAGAAGAAAATATTTACTGCAAATCATTGTAAACACTTTGTATACTTGCATTTGCATACCTGTATTTCTTGCATAATCGAGTAATGGTTTGATTTGTTGGTGCTCCTCATCAGTGTATCACACAGAGTTGCAGCCACAAACTAtatatgtgtacacacataAGTGTATATTGTTTACACAGTGTTTACTATGAATGCATACATACTTTCTGTGTTCTGTATATTGTATTGTACTGGTTGTGTACAGAATTTAACATGCAGTTGTATTCAATCAATGAAGCTGAAAGTGTGGCTACATAACTGGACTATCTGACCCTTTTGAGCACCTAGTTATACAGAAAATTGTTAAAGAATAGTTTGATAATTTGTTTGTTATTTGAAAAATATTCTGATCTTAAATTTGATATTCATTTCATCCCTAATAATAACAcagataattatacataaatcAGTTAAGGGAAGAGGTACAAGGATAAATGCATCTTTGATTAATATCATCCACTATGGCTAGAGAATCAAGTAGATAATTCCACAATTTGATGGTATAAGAGAGGAAAAATTTAAATATGTGTCAGTTCTGGCAAATGGAATAGTGAAGTGCTGGCTCATAGGTAGATTATGTAAGAGGTGTTAGGGTAATTGTGATGTCAACAAGATTTTGTAAAACATGACCAGCTTCTCTGGTGTTCAAGTGATGGCCAGTTTAAGTGTTCAAGCATGGTAGTCATGTCACACTACTGCAATAAGAGAAATTGTTTGTGACAAAATGGGCATGCAGCACTACATTAAACCTTTTTTGTTGTATTTGGTACAGAAGGTGTGGGTAACTACCACATTggtgtattctaatataggtCGTATACTAAGGATGTATAACAATTGGATTTCACTGATGTATATCGGACACCAGAAGAGATTACATTGTAAAAAGGGTTTTGCTTTGATGGCTTTGCTACAAATATCACTGATGTGTTCATTACTTCGTTCCAGGTTAAGTGTTCATCTATCACTCATGATCCACTATTCCCAAGTATTTAACAGATTTGTTTcttgtagctattttgattcaaTAACAATACTTTATGCAAGGAGGCTAACAATAAGCCTGTGAAGCACGGGTAGGGAGTCAGAAATCTGTAACTGAAAAATGATTATATAGTACACCCTGTATATATAgttacatacattttgtatgtctAGTATTGTACACTCTGCTAGTGGAGAATTAAGGGGAGGGGGGAAGAGGGGGCAACTGCTCTTCTTCACTTTGAAAAGTTGCCCttcactttttccaatgcccagttgctAAAGTAAGGCAACCGTAGTCATTAGCAAACTTAGATTTactgggatttgtgctaaaggttatgcaaggtATGGAATAttgcatgaatcagtgctgggatcaagatactcaaaAAGAAAAGTCAccttactactctaatagaaaattcaGTGAAATCAATTGGTCCTACTatgcaatttatttatttattttattatcgATTTTGTCAAAATACAGGATTGTACAAAATGATAATTAATTCAATCTGTCTCCATTAACACATATATCTATACATCAAGAgcatgagtctatctgaaatgccctcatttactgatgtatctatTAAATTGTGCAGTATCTTAATGATAGCCATTGTGAGGAGTAACCAATACAAGAacacatgtaccactgaaaatgctctcagattcaatctcagagcatTCAAATCTCAAACTTTTCCTGCCCCCAGCCCCTAAAGTATTgacatgctagtgtgcttcacATACTAtaaggtacagttaatgattttaaaccACTTTGTAATTTACAGCCACCCCATATGACTCCCCCACCTGTACTATTCTCCGCCCCTGTAATGTTTGTTACCTGTCTTCAATATTCTCTTAACTAGTTACATGAATTTGAATTTATGGTCTGATAAGTATACAATATAGATAGCTAGGACAATAAAGTCATGCAAGGTGAGCTTCATACATAAGAGCAAAATGTTGTCTTTTGATTAAATATATTATAGTATAGAAAGCATGGTGTTACTTTTAACTACAGACTTAACACTTGGGTATATAGAaatgctttttttgtagctgactgtGGTAAAACATTATATTGTAAGTGTGATCAAGGCTAGATATTATATCATTATATCATCACTACTACACTTGtgcatcaagctctaccaaTCATAGGATCTGCAATCAACACTGATGACACAGCCTTAAAAATAACTAACCAGTT contains:
- the LOC136264147 gene encoding uncharacterized protein; its protein translation is MEEFSSINIMENAVISITCLSNESKSEMFTTHSYHGEKLAYPLYLPCYFQFYGNHTGSGQIIIIKTDAYHKAKFFNSDMRNVNCKWHINSSSYGSNPLEVYSQHFKLFTENRTIPLFDTGLLCICLNGMYPNCYTNTLQSIYPGQTLKIKLSLNARIAKEKHITISVKANDKQTPHSTCKVLSTLEADKDVHETCTEVSYTILSENQQHCKLILYNVNYTYPTVYFIQLLNCPPGFAYYNQQCACDPKLSSGIISMTECDINNQTISRPGNSWLAVAVWNNSYTYKVSAHCPLHYCLPYSTHLNFSIPNSQCQFKRAGILCGHCQQGLSTIFGSFNCQKCLNIYLVLIVPIAIAGIVLVLLLFILNLTVTDGTINALILYVNIISINTPVFFPQLGNFMPAYTFISLANLDLGIQTCFYNGMDDYAKMWLQLAFPFYLIFIATSLIITSRYSTTIQRLTARRALPVLATLFLLSYTKILLIVSGVLFFYSEIIHLPGNHTELVWSVDANVPLFGVKFTTLFVACFIIFLILLLFNVILLFTRWLSRFTLINKFKPLIDAYQGPYKDRMYYWVGLQLVLRVVLFVVSSLDRDNNLIIGIVLLTLVIGLHGILRPFKNEIKNYQEKIFFMNILILFALALYNHDTTNMTTVNVMIGLAMGHFTLIVIYHIITYALSGVTRNKLQLHISTLVEWTTRILNKHPVQQFRLDSHVKNKIPVAVNYHEYREPLVVQD
- the LOC136264148 gene encoding uncharacterized protein, with product MDTFDMYKLLSISLLIHITTGSVYNVTPDDHYTLNTTCHHCHNLQHYLLNATKYFTSNTQILFLPGLHHLHTDLIIQNVHNISLTGSTTNGTTPDTVIQCKSSDVSAGIVMTKTSNITVRNMVINNCTIREKHNSWRKSDEYPSLYLKDCCDVHICNVVINSTLENTIGLSANNVLGELSLVMIKSISIRIFYDDEVYTNWSVTMMHSIHKLSIFQFELIPNVLDRERILNKCKYKYYHSVDIGYLLAHKWAIYYYDDPYVECLIYDDPEDVSYGLTLRLYQSSYNVLVSFRNMTFQQFRGYQMLSIRINLYNCSIKNIIVVGCHFKGNTANLQGFSLINVETWAHSSKLTQWCEKTKNYYPELFLH